In Mustela lutreola isolate mMusLut2 chromosome 1, mMusLut2.pri, whole genome shotgun sequence, one genomic interval encodes:
- the SSH3 gene encoding protein phosphatase Slingshot homolog 3 isoform X2: MALVTVSRSPPASGHSTPVGPTDQASRRRSRLQRRQSFAVLRGAVLRLQDGEDEGEAAEGGPEAVERPPGEEHPHGDQTDDGHGPQSPRKQEQSQHLHLMVELLRPQDDIRLAAQLEAARPPRLRYLLVVSTREHLRRDETVLLGVDFPDSSSPSCTLGLVLPLWSDTQVYLDGDGGFSVTSGGQSRIFKPISIQTMWATLQVLHQACEAALGSGLVPGGSALTWAGHYQERLSSDQSCLNEWMAMADLESLRLPSAEPGRPSEQEQMEQAIRAELWEVLDTSDLESVTSKEIRQALELRLGQPLQQYRDFIDNQMLLLMAQQDRASRIFPHLYLGSEWNAANLEELQRNRVSHILNMAREIDNFYPERFIYHNVRLWDEESAQLLPHWKETHRFVEAARTQGTRVLVHCKMGVSRSAATVVAYAMKQYGWSLEQALRHVQELRPIARPNPGFLRQLQTYQGILTASRQSHLWEQKAGGASPEEPLAPDVSTPFPPLPPEPGGGGEVKTTGPEESQTAPKEEPGPRPRINLRGVMRSISLLEPSSELESASGATDLPEVFSSNESSEEDPPEPCPQLSKAKGGRRGPKGPWPALKSRQSVVALDSAALVATRTQAFQEQGEAAGASAPRLRGKVVRQASVDGSGEEGEA; encoded by the exons ATGGCCCTGGTCACCGTGAGCCGCTCACCCCCCGCCAGCGGCCACTCCACGCCTGTGGGGCCCACG GACCAGGCATCCAGGCGGAGAAGCCGGCTCCAGAGAAG GCAGAGCTTTGCCGTGCTCCGCGGGGCTGTCTTGAGACTGCAGGAtggagaggatgagggagaagcagctgaGGGTGGTCCCGAGGCGGTGGAGAGACCCCCGGGCGAAGAACACCCCCATGGGGACCAGACGGATGACGGGCACgggccccagagccccaggaagcAGGAGCAGAGCCAGCACCTACATCTCATGGTGGAACTGCTGAGGCCGCAGGACGACATCCGCCTG GCAGCCCAGCTGGAGGCAGCCCGGCCCCCCCGGCTCCGCTATCTGCTGGTCGTTTCCACAAGAGAACACCTGCGCCGGGATGAGACCGTCCTCCTGGGGGTGGACTTCCCGGATAgcag TTCCCCCAGCTGCACCCTGGGCCTGGTCTTGCCTCTCTGGAGTGACACCCAGGTGTACCTAGATGGAGATGG GGGCTTCAGTGTGACGTCCGGTGGGCAAAGTCGAATCTTCAAGCCGATCTCCATCCAGACTATGTG GGCCACGCTCCAGGTGCTGCACCAGGCATGTGAGGCGGCCCTCGGCAGCGGCCTGGTGCCGGGGGGCAGCGCCCTGACCTGGGCTGGACACTACCAGGAGAGACTGAGCTCTGACCAGAGCTGCCTCAACGAGTGGATGGCTATGGCTGACCTGGAGTCCCTGCGGCTCCCCAGCGCCGAGCCCGGCCG GCCCTCAGAGCAGGAGCAGATGGAGCAGGCGATCCGGGCTGAGCTGTGGGAGGTGCTGGACACCAGTGACCTGGAGAGCGTCACGTCCAAAGAG ATCCGCCAGGCCCTGGAGCTGCGCCTGGGCCAGCCGCTGCAGCAGTACCGCGACTTCATCGACAACCAGATGCTGCTGCTCATGGCCCAGCAAGACCGCGCCTCCCGCATCTTCCCGCACCTCTACCTG GGCTCTGAGTGGAATGCGGCGAACCTGGAGGAGCTGCAGAGAAACAG GGTCAGCCACATCTTGAACATGGCCCGCGAGATCGACAACTTCTACCCTGAGCGCTTCATCTACCACAACGTGCGCCTCTGGGACGAGGAGTCAGCCCAGCTGCTGCCCCACTGGAAGGAGACCCACCGCTTCGTGGAGGCTGCCAG GACGCAGGGCACCCGGGTGCTCGTCCACTGCAAGATGGGAGTCAGCCGCTCGGCCGCCACTGTGGTCGCTTACGCCATGAAGCAGTACGGCTGGAGCCTGGAGCAGGCCCTGCGCCACGTGCAGGAGCTCCGGCCTATCGCTCGCCCGAACCCCGGCTTTCTGCGCCAGCTGCAGACCTACCAGGGCATCCTCACTGCCAG CCGGCAGAGCCACCTCTGGGAGCAGAAAGCAGGTGGGGCCTCCCCAGAGGAGCCCCTCGCCCCCGATGTCTCTACACCATTCCCACCTCTTCCGCCAGAGccggggggcggtggggaggtgAAGACTACGGGTCCGGAGGAGAGCCAGACAGCCCCGAAAGAAGAGCCTGGGCCACGGCCCCGAATCAACCTCCGAGGGGTCATGAGGTCCATCAGCCTCCTGGAACCTTCCTCAGAGCTGGAAAGCGCCTCAGGGGCCACTGACCTGCCTGAG GTGTTTTCTTCAAATGAGTCTTCAGAGGAAGACCCTCCAGAGCCCTGCCCTCAGCTCTCAAAGGCCAAGGGAGGCAGGCGGGGTCCTAAGGGGCCTTGGCCGGCCCTGAAGTCCCGCCAGTCTGTGGTCGCCCTCGACAGCGCCGCCCTGGTGGCCACCCGGACCCAGGCCttccaggagcagggggaggctgCTGGTGCCTCGGCACCCAGGCTCCGCGGGAAGGTGGTGAGGCAGGCCAGCGTGGatggcagtggggaggagggcgAGGCCTGA
- the SSH3 gene encoding protein phosphatase Slingshot homolog 3 isoform X3, which yields MVELLRPQDDIRLAAQLEAARPPRLRYLLVVSTREHLRRDETVLLGVDFPDSSSPSCTLGLVLPLWSDTQVYLDGDGGFSVTSGGQSRIFKPISIQTMWATLQVLHQACEAALGSGLVPGGSALTWAGHYQERLSSDQSCLNEWMAMADLESLRLPSAEPGRPSEQEQMEQAIRAELWEVLDTSDLESVTSKEIRQALELRLGQPLQQYRDFIDNQMLLLMAQQDRASRIFPHLYLGSEWNAANLEELQRNRVSHILNMAREIDNFYPERFIYHNVRLWDEESAQLLPHWKETHRFVEAARTQGTRVLVHCKMGVSRSAATVVAYAMKQYGWSLEQALRHVQELRPIARPNPGFLRQLQTYQGILTASRQSHLWEQKAGGASPEEPLAPDVSTPFPPLPPEPGGGGEVKTTGPEESQTAPKEEPGPRPRINLRGVMRSISLLEPSSELESASGATDLPEVFSSNESSEEDPPEPCPQLSKAKGGRRGPKGPWPALKSRQSVVALDSAALVATRTQAFQEQGEAAGASAPRLRGKVVRQASVDGSGEEGEA from the exons ATGGTGGAACTGCTGAGGCCGCAGGACGACATCCGCCTG GCAGCCCAGCTGGAGGCAGCCCGGCCCCCCCGGCTCCGCTATCTGCTGGTCGTTTCCACAAGAGAACACCTGCGCCGGGATGAGACCGTCCTCCTGGGGGTGGACTTCCCGGATAgcag TTCCCCCAGCTGCACCCTGGGCCTGGTCTTGCCTCTCTGGAGTGACACCCAGGTGTACCTAGATGGAGATGG GGGCTTCAGTGTGACGTCCGGTGGGCAAAGTCGAATCTTCAAGCCGATCTCCATCCAGACTATGTG GGCCACGCTCCAGGTGCTGCACCAGGCATGTGAGGCGGCCCTCGGCAGCGGCCTGGTGCCGGGGGGCAGCGCCCTGACCTGGGCTGGACACTACCAGGAGAGACTGAGCTCTGACCAGAGCTGCCTCAACGAGTGGATGGCTATGGCTGACCTGGAGTCCCTGCGGCTCCCCAGCGCCGAGCCCGGCCG GCCCTCAGAGCAGGAGCAGATGGAGCAGGCGATCCGGGCTGAGCTGTGGGAGGTGCTGGACACCAGTGACCTGGAGAGCGTCACGTCCAAAGAG ATCCGCCAGGCCCTGGAGCTGCGCCTGGGCCAGCCGCTGCAGCAGTACCGCGACTTCATCGACAACCAGATGCTGCTGCTCATGGCCCAGCAAGACCGCGCCTCCCGCATCTTCCCGCACCTCTACCTG GGCTCTGAGTGGAATGCGGCGAACCTGGAGGAGCTGCAGAGAAACAG GGTCAGCCACATCTTGAACATGGCCCGCGAGATCGACAACTTCTACCCTGAGCGCTTCATCTACCACAACGTGCGCCTCTGGGACGAGGAGTCAGCCCAGCTGCTGCCCCACTGGAAGGAGACCCACCGCTTCGTGGAGGCTGCCAG GACGCAGGGCACCCGGGTGCTCGTCCACTGCAAGATGGGAGTCAGCCGCTCGGCCGCCACTGTGGTCGCTTACGCCATGAAGCAGTACGGCTGGAGCCTGGAGCAGGCCCTGCGCCACGTGCAGGAGCTCCGGCCTATCGCTCGCCCGAACCCCGGCTTTCTGCGCCAGCTGCAGACCTACCAGGGCATCCTCACTGCCAG CCGGCAGAGCCACCTCTGGGAGCAGAAAGCAGGTGGGGCCTCCCCAGAGGAGCCCCTCGCCCCCGATGTCTCTACACCATTCCCACCTCTTCCGCCAGAGccggggggcggtggggaggtgAAGACTACGGGTCCGGAGGAGAGCCAGACAGCCCCGAAAGAAGAGCCTGGGCCACGGCCCCGAATCAACCTCCGAGGGGTCATGAGGTCCATCAGCCTCCTGGAACCTTCCTCAGAGCTGGAAAGCGCCTCAGGGGCCACTGACCTGCCTGAG GTGTTTTCTTCAAATGAGTCTTCAGAGGAAGACCCTCCAGAGCCCTGCCCTCAGCTCTCAAAGGCCAAGGGAGGCAGGCGGGGTCCTAAGGGGCCTTGGCCGGCCCTGAAGTCCCGCCAGTCTGTGGTCGCCCTCGACAGCGCCGCCCTGGTGGCCACCCGGACCCAGGCCttccaggagcagggggaggctgCTGGTGCCTCGGCACCCAGGCTCCGCGGGAAGGTGGTGAGGCAGGCCAGCGTGGatggcagtggggaggagggcgAGGCCTGA
- the SSH3 gene encoding protein phosphatase Slingshot homolog 3 isoform X1, whose protein sequence is MALVTVSRSPPASGHSTPVGPTQDQASRRRSRLQRRQSFAVLRGAVLRLQDGEDEGEAAEGGPEAVERPPGEEHPHGDQTDDGHGPQSPRKQEQSQHLHLMVELLRPQDDIRLAAQLEAARPPRLRYLLVVSTREHLRRDETVLLGVDFPDSSSPSCTLGLVLPLWSDTQVYLDGDGGFSVTSGGQSRIFKPISIQTMWATLQVLHQACEAALGSGLVPGGSALTWAGHYQERLSSDQSCLNEWMAMADLESLRLPSAEPGRPSEQEQMEQAIRAELWEVLDTSDLESVTSKEIRQALELRLGQPLQQYRDFIDNQMLLLMAQQDRASRIFPHLYLGSEWNAANLEELQRNRVSHILNMAREIDNFYPERFIYHNVRLWDEESAQLLPHWKETHRFVEAARTQGTRVLVHCKMGVSRSAATVVAYAMKQYGWSLEQALRHVQELRPIARPNPGFLRQLQTYQGILTASRQSHLWEQKAGGASPEEPLAPDVSTPFPPLPPEPGGGGEVKTTGPEESQTAPKEEPGPRPRINLRGVMRSISLLEPSSELESASGATDLPEVFSSNESSEEDPPEPCPQLSKAKGGRRGPKGPWPALKSRQSVVALDSAALVATRTQAFQEQGEAAGASAPRLRGKVVRQASVDGSGEEGEA, encoded by the exons ATGGCCCTGGTCACCGTGAGCCGCTCACCCCCCGCCAGCGGCCACTCCACGCCTGTGGGGCCCACG CAGGACCAGGCATCCAGGCGGAGAAGCCGGCTCCAGAGAAG GCAGAGCTTTGCCGTGCTCCGCGGGGCTGTCTTGAGACTGCAGGAtggagaggatgagggagaagcagctgaGGGTGGTCCCGAGGCGGTGGAGAGACCCCCGGGCGAAGAACACCCCCATGGGGACCAGACGGATGACGGGCACgggccccagagccccaggaagcAGGAGCAGAGCCAGCACCTACATCTCATGGTGGAACTGCTGAGGCCGCAGGACGACATCCGCCTG GCAGCCCAGCTGGAGGCAGCCCGGCCCCCCCGGCTCCGCTATCTGCTGGTCGTTTCCACAAGAGAACACCTGCGCCGGGATGAGACCGTCCTCCTGGGGGTGGACTTCCCGGATAgcag TTCCCCCAGCTGCACCCTGGGCCTGGTCTTGCCTCTCTGGAGTGACACCCAGGTGTACCTAGATGGAGATGG GGGCTTCAGTGTGACGTCCGGTGGGCAAAGTCGAATCTTCAAGCCGATCTCCATCCAGACTATGTG GGCCACGCTCCAGGTGCTGCACCAGGCATGTGAGGCGGCCCTCGGCAGCGGCCTGGTGCCGGGGGGCAGCGCCCTGACCTGGGCTGGACACTACCAGGAGAGACTGAGCTCTGACCAGAGCTGCCTCAACGAGTGGATGGCTATGGCTGACCTGGAGTCCCTGCGGCTCCCCAGCGCCGAGCCCGGCCG GCCCTCAGAGCAGGAGCAGATGGAGCAGGCGATCCGGGCTGAGCTGTGGGAGGTGCTGGACACCAGTGACCTGGAGAGCGTCACGTCCAAAGAG ATCCGCCAGGCCCTGGAGCTGCGCCTGGGCCAGCCGCTGCAGCAGTACCGCGACTTCATCGACAACCAGATGCTGCTGCTCATGGCCCAGCAAGACCGCGCCTCCCGCATCTTCCCGCACCTCTACCTG GGCTCTGAGTGGAATGCGGCGAACCTGGAGGAGCTGCAGAGAAACAG GGTCAGCCACATCTTGAACATGGCCCGCGAGATCGACAACTTCTACCCTGAGCGCTTCATCTACCACAACGTGCGCCTCTGGGACGAGGAGTCAGCCCAGCTGCTGCCCCACTGGAAGGAGACCCACCGCTTCGTGGAGGCTGCCAG GACGCAGGGCACCCGGGTGCTCGTCCACTGCAAGATGGGAGTCAGCCGCTCGGCCGCCACTGTGGTCGCTTACGCCATGAAGCAGTACGGCTGGAGCCTGGAGCAGGCCCTGCGCCACGTGCAGGAGCTCCGGCCTATCGCTCGCCCGAACCCCGGCTTTCTGCGCCAGCTGCAGACCTACCAGGGCATCCTCACTGCCAG CCGGCAGAGCCACCTCTGGGAGCAGAAAGCAGGTGGGGCCTCCCCAGAGGAGCCCCTCGCCCCCGATGTCTCTACACCATTCCCACCTCTTCCGCCAGAGccggggggcggtggggaggtgAAGACTACGGGTCCGGAGGAGAGCCAGACAGCCCCGAAAGAAGAGCCTGGGCCACGGCCCCGAATCAACCTCCGAGGGGTCATGAGGTCCATCAGCCTCCTGGAACCTTCCTCAGAGCTGGAAAGCGCCTCAGGGGCCACTGACCTGCCTGAG GTGTTTTCTTCAAATGAGTCTTCAGAGGAAGACCCTCCAGAGCCCTGCCCTCAGCTCTCAAAGGCCAAGGGAGGCAGGCGGGGTCCTAAGGGGCCTTGGCCGGCCCTGAAGTCCCGCCAGTCTGTGGTCGCCCTCGACAGCGCCGCCCTGGTGGCCACCCGGACCCAGGCCttccaggagcagggggaggctgCTGGTGCCTCGGCACCCAGGCTCCGCGGGAAGGTGGTGAGGCAGGCCAGCGTGGatggcagtggggaggagggcgAGGCCTGA